The genomic segment ATCAGCTGTGTTTCTTCGTTCTCTCCTCCGAGAACGTAGATCAGACCGTCCAGCTCCACCACACCAAAGTTCTGACGTGCCTACATACATCAGTGACATGATAATTAAACCACAGCAATGTCCCACACATTCAACTACTCATAAgctgatatttttaaaatcacatttgaagCACAGGTATGACACCAAGCTCCATTGCTAACCACATACAGTCTGGGGTTGTAAGACATGTCTTTACCAACTGTTCGAAAATGTagattacaaacaaaacatgatgaGGTTCCAAATCTTTAGACTGACTTACTGAAGAAGTTCAGGCTGGTCAGTCATGTATCACCTTTTGAAATCATAAAAACCCATAAGAAGAACtgaactttttttattattctatttttttttaaacacttttgaCTTCCCCTTTTATTCCTCTTGCTTTGCTTTTATGTCTCCAACAGTGTTTTTGATTAGCATTTTAGGTAGTGGTTTACACTATATTACTTTAATCTGATATTCTTATCTATCAAAATATTATGAATAATATCTTCTACAAGTCTGATTTTAATGCATAAGTACTGTGTAGAGCGTTCAACAATATATAGTCAACATATAATGTGAATGACACCACTTTTctctataaaatgtaagaagGTGACTGGGGGTGTGTGAACCTGTATTGCAGCACTGCTGACAACTAGTGGCCATGATGTAAAATTGAAAAAACGTCAGAGAACATATAACGTAACATGGCTGCAGAAATGCACTTTGTATGATGGACTgataatttatcaagcaaattCCAATAACAAAATTATCATTTTCAGTGTCTAATAGACATTTTCAGTGTCTATTTGATAGAAATATTGAACTGAGGAAAGGACTGAACTGCATagtaaaatacaagaaaaaaaggggaCAGAAATTCTACCAAAAAGATCACTCAGCCATTTATATACTTATAATGGAGGGATAATTCTAACTGCTGAAACCTCAGGAGACGTACAGTTACAGAAAGGCATGAGTATACCTGTAGCATTGGGGGTATGGGGCTCCAGGTGTTGGAGTCAGGGTCATATTTCTCTCCACTGTCCAGGACTGTGTTGTGTTCATCTGTTCCGCCCATCACAAACAGAAAACCCTCtaacagacaggaaacacaatgttaTTACTGACTTACATATTTGTTGGACCTGCCGTTTGCACTGTTCTACTCAATAGGAATTCTCTTAATCCTGATGAAAGAATCACAGATGTTACAGATGTGTTTTCTGCAGCACATCAGTTGCTGTGGATGTATTTTTCTGGCCTAAGCCCAGCACTGACCGGCAGCGACCACCCCGTGGTTGAGGCGGGCGACACTCATTGGCTGCAGCTCGATCCAGGCCTGTCTGTTGGTGTCGTAGAGCGGACACATGCAGCGTGTCACAGCAGTCGGCTTCCGGTTTCTGTACAGGACAAAAACCATCAGACCAGACAGGATGTGAGCCAACCGTGTGATCTGGGTGAACTCAGCACTAATTTAACCTCTTCCTCTGGTTGTGACCACATTTCCCAcgttattttctttgtttaaggCTGACTCCCTGTTGcctgtaggtggcgctatgactatgaTTCAATATTGCCCTGTAGATGTGTTCAGGTCAGGACTCTTAagaaacatgtgaagtttggggcagatttgaccaAGTGCACTGAAATTATAACAACGCCACGCCCTTTGacaaaaactcaagcttttgataacttttcatCACGAAGGTCTTTATATTTTACTGCCCAAATTTGACGTTGATCTGATTAATTCTCTAGAAGGGGTTTGTTAAAGTACAGGATgcgtaaaacacaaaaaataaaattaaaatggccGACTTCCTGTTAGGTTTAGGGTATGGGTccaagagggttttttttatgtctggACATGATCCatgtgcctcccaaatttcgtacattTAGGTGAAACGTGCCGCTGGGGCTGCTGTTTAGGCAGCGCTATGGAGCCATTTGGCCACACCCATGCACAAGACccataaaacatcaaattttTCGCCACGTCTGACgtgtgcaaaatttcatgaGCAAATGAATGCGGcaaatagaaaataagaaaataatatgaataataatattaataataacaatcatCATTCCTTCAGTTTCAATAGGGACCTCGCAGCAGTCGTTGCTCGGGCcctaaaaaataaagacagtggACTCACTTGCGATCCTCTCCTCCAACGATAACTATACACTCTGAGTAACCTCTGGGTTTGAAGGCAGCGAGCAGAGCCTCACCCTGCAGCTGGCCATCTCCCAGCACCGGCTGACAGTACTCTCTGATCACCTCCCTCATCAGTGGTTCCCCCATGGCCTAATGGGATACCATGCAGCACACAACAAGGTAAGCTCCTGAGTTTTTGTCTCAAAAATAGCATACACAATGTGAAACTTTGTGAAATGCTTTGACTGGATTGCTATACTATATGTTTGTCATGTATGATCTATTCCTGATGATCCTAttttttgcttgcttgcttttaaTTTGACACACATTGAGTCTACGCCtgttgtatgaaatgtgctatatagaTAAACTTGACTATTGATAATACTATAAAGCATGCATTTCAATCTGGAGTGCACTTTACAGTTCCCCTACCTGCTCTCTCAGGTAGCTCACGTCCAGGCCCTGCAGCCATACTGCAGACATCACTTCCTTCATGTGTACCTGCAAATACAGATGGAATAAGACTCACTTTGTGGTTTGTGGAACACAAGCTTGCAGCACATAGGGCCAAATGAATTTgcgtttttggccacttgggggcataAGAACAAGCTGTAACCACAAAATTGACATATCGTCAACTTATAAAGTTTATATAGTGAACAAGTTGGAAAGAAatgtacacatccagcagacaagaTAGACGAGATACactagcattcatttggagtcgtgttcctcaacctggcaaatgtaagtccaatattcactttccttttagctccGTTTTGCTCTCCAGCAACTCCACCAAAACATCTATGGAgttacttttgtgtctttattatgcaatcaaaaaATACAGACTGGGGACaaattaaagctagggtaggtaatgtatttcagagacttttttatttatttatttatttttatttgttgaaattctctttacatcccgacagcaatcaataatccggtatctgtggctgttgcaggcctgtaataagcccaggCCTACCTGCACGTCTACCTGCGCGCACTCTGCCCATTCcctcattgcacatgaaaatgtgttttgggggagtggctttggagggaggcctgaagggagggggtgggattttttcagttggatactttcaaaatataGCTGTGTCTTGCTACCTACCCTAACTTTAAAAGggaaaacctgaataaaagaggcgagaaacatatcaaatgcagatgttgcaacatatcaaatgcaaatgcttgtttttctttctatctgctgtactcaaaATCCAAACGGCGGCTGGCGTGACTGGGTTTTCACAAACAACAGCTCACTTGACTGCAGTCAAAAAGCAATCTACATACACCAGCTCAAACACAGCATTCTTCCTATTACTAAGAGGGCATTGGTTTTCTTTTCTCCCACTCTGTCTTCTCCACGGAATTCAAAACTCCCTCTCTCATTTAAtaacagtggatgttgccaaTCTGTCACTCCAGTCGAGACTGGCCAATAGAGATATATCTTTAATAGGTCCCACCTACAAGATTTCAGCTAAACATTTAGGATTCGTAAAACTTGTGGATTCGCAAAGAAAAATTGTGGATGAAATGTTTTATCACAAAGTTGTAAGTGTGGATAGTTCTGCTCTCAAacctattttttgtttttgcataatAAGGATACAAACGTAACTCCataaatatctggctcttttggTGCTAAATGCTACACTGTGTTCaacagctagtcactaactttgtctgtctgatgtttggtgctgggcagacAGTATAGAGTGGGTTTTTCTGAGCTTTTTCTCTCTGAAAATTGATtctgctggaaacaaggctgaTGATCAAAGTTGGGGGTactaaaactgagctaaaagaaaCTAAAATGGAACAAAGAGGTGAGGAGAACTACAAAGTTTGTAATAATACTCTGTGGGTTCGACATTGAGATCAACGTCTATCATATCACTCtatcatacatttttcataacCTCTCTTATCTCCAAGAGCGCTCTCTcttgcagcgctttgagtagtcagaaagactagaaaggcgctatataagtacagtccatttaccattccaAACTGAACCTGTAGTGAGCATCACCCACCCTGCGATCCTCTGGGTCGTGCGCGAACCATCGCACCACAGCCTCCAGCACGTGCTTTTCGTTGCCCACGTTCAACTTCTCCATAGCCAGCACCTCACAGAGCCGGTCCGGGAGCAGCTCCGAGAACTCCTCAGTGAGCGCCACATCGCCAAAATGTGTCTGCAGGAACTCGGTGGCGGCATAGTGGACGTGGTAAAGGCAGTAGTGCAGAGAGAAGAGCCGGATGCCGATGCAGTTCTCTGCAGTGATGCAGCTCTCTAAGAACTGGCAGCACAGGGATTTGAGGTCAGTCATGAGAAGCAGGTCAGATGCCTGCACCATGTCCTGGATGGTCTCTTCACTCAAAGTGATCTGCGTGTGAAGGAAAGACACATATATGCAGGCAGTGAGAAAGAGGAAGGTGGGGCAAATGGATATCCACAACAATATATTAGGATGGGCAGGACACAATTACTTGTGCTTACCACACCTTAAAACCAAAGCATGTCACTTCGCTTTTTAAAGCCTCCACACTCACTTCACCGCTGAAGATGTAGTCCAGGATCTGTTTCATGATGGGCATGGAGACCCCCTGCAGCTCGATTCTGTATGTAGACCCATCCTCCTTTGGAGGATTGTAGTTCAGCTTGGTCCTAACAGGAAACCATTAACATaactgaatatgaaaaacatgaaaataaaaactagaaacCTGAAGCACTTTAATCATTCTCAGCAGTACCACTACCACTGCTAAAATAGACACACCCATGTTGCTTTAACATTGTAAACACCAGCCATAACATAATGCATGATCATATCTGGGCTGATGTGCCTGACTCTGTGCTGAAAGACTAGGACAGATGTCTGACCTGATATAAGGGCTGGCAGCAGCCAGGATGTTTTTCTGGACAGGAAGCTCCTCTCCATCAACCACCAGCAGCGCATCGTGGAAACTTTGCTCTTGCCAGAAGATGCGAAGGACCCTAAGAAGTTTCTGGGAATGTTGTGGGTCCGAAACCTTCGAACCGGGTTCACTCGATCCAGAATCCGGCATGTCTAGGCTTGACTTTAAACAAATTAACGGGGGACATTCTTCAGTTCGGCTGGCACAAAAGACAACACGAACACAACAAACACTTATTTCGATTAAAAAAATGGCCGTAATAATCAGTTCGCAGACTGCTCATTTAATTTGTCATCTACTACAACACACCACAGTGGGCAGTGACGAGCTATGTTAACAAAACGTAAACGTTAAATGTTAACTAAAATAATATACTGCTAATTGAACGCCGAATAATGTGGGGAAAAGACAACGCTTGGTTTTACGAATCTTCAACTGACAGTTTTCTAAATTAAGTTTGGGCAAGCTGGTGGTGAAAATGGCACGTAAAGGCTAAGTTAGGCTAGTAACGTTAGCAAAACAGCCGTCGGTTAACAGTTCCTATGTCAATGACGATATAATGTCGCTAGCGAAGTTATTTACAGTTCAGCAGTGGAAGATGTTACGGAATTAAGGCTAGCTAATGCTAGTCTAATTTGGTTAGCCAAATTAACGTTACTGAACGCTAGAAACACATTGACGTAGGCTTGAGCCCTGCACTGTATGTTTACAGTGGTTCAATTGTTATgtcatgtttttccttttaacagTTCAAGCTTAACGTTactctttttaaatgtcttacCTTATGACTACGAAATGcgcttgtctttttttttttttttgggaacgGGCTGTAGGACAACATGAATCACTCCATGCGAGAATGTTGCAAGTGTACGTTTATGTATTGTGCTGCATTCATGGCCAAAGGACATATGGTAAATAAGGAATTCCTGTATTAATATAAAATTGGGCTGCCTATCcaaataaagataaacaaatatattcacataaaaaaatgtgatcaAAGTTCTCATAATAATAACCAAGAGAACCGATTAGTTGAATAGCTTTAAACAAGCTGGGTGAGAACACGCCTTTTATTATCACAGCCGTTGAAGAAGTTGTAGAATTCATCTGGCACTTGAACGCAGCATCTGCCAGGCGGAAAGCGGACAGACAAACAACGTCCCAATACTTGAAGAGCAACCTGTGTACCAACAGAATTGTGGATAACAACAGATGTAGCCAAGTTATATGAACGGATTTGTTTAACTTGTCTTTACAAactaagacaaaaaaaaaaatattcgcGTATCCTTTGTTCAGATTTCGAAATGGATATAAGAAGCGAGAATTAAAAAGAAGTGGAACGGGGCCTCAAAACTAAACTGCCAGCAGAAAGTGATCGATGTGACAGAAAGCCATCAAGACTATCACCATTCAAACAGTATTTCCGGTGTGAGTAAAACCCTCTTGACCAACTAGTATACTGTTGGTATACTTTTTAGTAATATAAATTCGTTAAATAACACGAGTGTGTGATAGTGAATTTGTAAATCTTATTTTCACCGTATATATTCATGGCCATACTGGTCTGTGCAAGAGCACATGGACTAACATTTGCgcttttaatttgaaggaaACTCGTCTACATTCTGTCCACTGTTATCTCTCGGTATCTTGAAACAACTGTCTCCGCTTCTAACTTGTTTTGCGCAGGATTACATAAAGGTAATATCACTGACTAACGTTACTTGTGTAGGCTAACGTTATTCTTgtgtaggctaacgttagctgtgcTAGCTAAGAGGAAATCGTGCAACATGGCTGTAAAAACTGTCCGTAGTGGAGATGTCAGTAATGCGCCGGTCCTAGCAAAGTTTTTCGCGCTTAGCTATAAGTGATAACTTCTTCCCACGATTTAACCAGAATGTATCATGATAAACTAACAAATTAGTATCTTATAATGGCTCATATGCGATATGCCTTTCGTTTCTAGCTCCCATTGTGATGTTGTGATGGAGGAACCACCGAGCATCGTAAATGTTTGCCTGACGGAGCATAACTGGAGACACACAGTTTGAAACTACAAACATGCCTCGACCTGCTTGGAGCAGACTGTCTCCGTGGATAGAGAGTCTGCTCCTGAGCTATGACAGTCGGGaggggagcagcagcagcagcagcgggcggCTGAAGGCTCATGTCATCGGAGTGGGTCAGATGTCTCAGTCCCAGGCTCAGGGCTCTGAGGGCCCCACAGGGCTGCTCTTCCTGTCCGACGGGGTGCTTCAGATCCCTGCCATTCTCACCGCATCAGCCTGGGAGCATCTTCAGGAGCAGGAGGACCGCGAGTGTTTCACCAGCCTGGTCAACACCACGGTGTGCATTCAGGACTACCAGCTGCAGTTTCACATGGCCCTCGAACAGACCAAATGCAGATTCTTCTTATCAGTTGGAGAGCTGGCTACAACTGCAGCCGGTCCAATTAAAGACAGCACCCCTTGCTGCACGACACTGCCCTCCGTCAGGCTGAAGATCTGTAAGACATGGAGGGCCCTGCTGGGTCAGGAGGTGCAGGACTCTCAGAAGGGCCAGTGTGGGTTTGATCTGTCGGAGCTGCTGGGGGAGTGGCAGCACGACTGCCTGCAGGCTGTGCTGGAGGATGTTAGGGAGAGGCTGATGATGGCAAGCAGCCGCCCCGTGAGCCCGCAGCCCTCCACTTCAACTTGCACCTCATCGCTGAGCCACCCAGACACATTCACTGCCACGAGCTGGGATGTCGACAGGGTTAGATATAAGGGAGTGAAATGTTTCAGGGTCCCCTCAAAGTGTCTTGTCATCCCAGAGGAAGATGCTCAGCAGCTGCAAACACTACCAGATGTTGGAAACAGGACACCAAGTGGGCTTTCTGCTGCCTctgaggacagaaagagaggtttGCCACAAGTCTGCAAACATTCAGAGACAACGCAGCCTTCTGTTGATGATGCAGACTGGCGAATAGCCAAGCCAGCAGTTGTAAAGATAGATCACGATGCCAGTGAGAACTCGCCTCTTCCTGTGGAGGACAGCATGCTACATGAGGACCTAATCGAAGGGATGGTTGACAGCGACATCAGGCCTTTATCCAACCCTTGGGACATTTTTCCTCCATGCGACACCTCATCATCCTCTGATGCATCCCCAGAAGCAACACCAACCCACTCCTTGCACAATCCCACTGCTGCTGAATCTAAGCCTGATCATGCTGTGATCTTAACCGGCACGCAACTTCCTGTCCACAGTTCGAAGGAATCCTGGCAAACATCAGAGCACAGCGAAGGGCAGCACAGCGACCTGCCACCGTACCAGAAACTGCCACACTCAACTAGCCTCTCCACCTCTACCAGTTCTTCAACTTCCGTGAGTCCACCAGAACCCTTCACCGCACCGTCAAACCTGTTGCCTGCCACAGACGAACACCGCGCCGACACAGCACAACAAAATCTTCAGGGTTTGGACCAAGAAAGCCAGATTTTGGAGAAGGACATGGAGGAGACTGTTGAGAGAAAATatcaaaagagaaagagaagtgaGCCCACAACAGAAGGACTAACCACcttagaggaggaggaagatgaggaagcTCAGATCAGTGGGAGCCCTCCATCTTGGCTCTTTGAGACTCAGGCAGGCTCCGGGGCCGAAGAAGGCAGCAGTCGCAAACAGGTGCAGACTGTCTCGAGAAAGACTTCCACTGTTCACAGCGATGGCAGGCTGTTCTCTTACTCTTACCAAGTGTCTGGACAGAATCTGCAGGATTTCAGTCGATTCAAAGTTGCTGAATCCTTGCTGCACTGGGCGGTGAAGTATCTCGTTGCTCCAAAGCAGACAGATAATCCACGCAACGCATCAGAAACCTCCAATCAAACATCGTCTGACAGGACCGAGGTCACTTCCCTTTAGGTTCAAAATGTTGAAAGATCATCGTTGTggtgttgtttcagttttgaCTCATGTTAATGTTCCAGAGCAGCTTTGTACAGTTGAGTCTATTTTGTACGGTATGTCTTGAGCACTGATTAAAAAgtctttgagaaaaaaaaaaattggttcaTGTtcacagtgaaacattttaagCTTGTCCagcttaaataaaaataacaaaaccatAATTTCCTTCGCTGTCTTAACCACACTGGAATACTTTAAATTCAAGGTCCAATTAccagctttttctggagctttcaaccacatcttgCGGCGTCTCTCAGCAGATGTTTGCTCAGTTGAAAACTAGATAATATTTGTTGAAAGTTTGATCATATGTTGTGATGTTAAACTCAATGAGCTTTTGACTGAACTTGAGAAGAAATATTAAAGtttcattaatcattttttGGCAACTTGGGGgtataacatcaaacacactTTTGACACATTATGGTCTTATTGAGTTCATGTGGTGAACTTATTAGttagttgcctatttacacagcCAGTTAGTTACCGACTTTATGACCTATATTAAAAGTCACTTGTATAAAACCACATGTTTTAACTattcaaagcagaaaaaagaagGCTTTCTGGAGAGTTGTAACTCTAACTTTGGTGAACACTCAGCATTCAACTCGTTATTTCAAGATACAAGACTTGGTGTCTGGAGAAGTCAGGATTAAAAGTTCTGACATGGTGTCTGAAATGATAACTAGGATTTTAAGGTAACTTGAAATTcattaaatgaatgataacaGATTCATTGATTTCACCAAATTCCTATATCACGTTTTACCTTTACTCGAATACTTCCGTATATACTATAATAAATTAACACTGTATTATCAGTTGTGAGAGTAAAGCAATTTTCTATTTGTCCAGAAGGTGTCACCAAATACCACACATATTTGAACTTGGATTAGAAATGGGATGAAGTTGAGAGGTTCACTGCAGAGTTTAAAGGCAAAAATGGGAAAACTGCTAGTGAATTGTAACCAAAATGGATACCAGGTCAAAATCTCAACATTTTCACATAATCATACAGAAGACTAATTTAGCCTTTAGCTAATGCTCTTACACAAAGTGACTGTTGTAATAGTTGCGACAATGGAATGAAGTCGGCATTTCTGCCCATAATTTATTCCCACAGAGCAACGGAGGGGCTGTGAATGAATGTAAATTAGGAATGGGCCCCACTAAATACTTTTTAGGCTTAGTGATTCTTAAAGTGTGCAGAATGATgttttgacactagaaggccaTTTTCACATTCAGTCGTTGCAGGGGGAACGTTTCTCTGCGCTCGCCTTCAATGAAGCAGGAAACATCTTGTTTCCAGCAGGTAAAAATGTTTGCCTATTCATgaattctggatttttcaatgagggagttGAAAAATAGTAGATGTAAGTATTTTAACTAgataattgaacttttttgtggaaaaaccatatcagacacaaattattattcaaagcagagtatttctatGTCATAAAACATCAcatggaggggatctttaaggTACTTACTTtactacatacagtactgtGTTGATATACTGAAGATCAGCAAGTTACATCTTTTGGGGTAAACTTTACTAAACTTAGAGAAGGcaaagaaggaaacaaagatCTTTAAGTCAATTTAGGAAGAAACTGATAagctctcttcctctcaggtCATGTTTTTCAATTTATTAGGGCGGAAAACAGTAgatacaaatttaaatttggGCCTTTGTTGAGATTGGCTGGTTCAAACTGTTTGATCAACCTAAGGTCTTTGCACATCCAtagatggtaaaaaaaaaagatcatctATTTCAAATGAAAGACTGGATAGtctattaataatttatttgaaattttacaCGAGTTCCCTCAGTTTATGAGAATTATGCAAAATTATTTCTCACACTGATCATGTAATGTCAATCATGATGTACACAAGTAGGTTATGTTAGTTGTATGGTGTCAAATGATATATTTGGATACAGGAATATTTCTACAGCATGGAGTTTGGTGAATTAATGCCCCTGAATGTTGAACACACTTGCAATTTTGTTAACTCACCTGAGTTTATGTGTCTTAAAGGCTATAGCATTAACACTGGGATTAGTGGTTAATAGCCCGTATAAAAAAATCCATCTGCTCATATCATAGGCTCACAAGTCTATAGTGCACCAGCTGATAGATACATGCTCTTTCATTACCATTAATTCTAAAATGTGTCTTGTGCAGTATGGATGGAAGCAGATGCCTTATAAATCCTGCTTGCTGTGGCATGTACACGTCTAATACTTGCatgttagtttagttttatttgctcATGAATCACCGTctgctgagagagaaacagagaaaagaccAACTTCTGAGTTTATCCACTGAAAGCTGCAAACCCCTAATGTAAGCAGGAGCCAGCTGTGTGCACTTGTAAAGTTGTTATAATCCTCCTTTGACCTATAAACAGgaaaatacataatataaagCATCATGCTCACATCTACAAATAATACACTGTCCATGTTGTCCTTGTAAGGCAATACAGTCCTAAGCGCCTGCCTGCAGCTTCTTTAAGGACAAttaaaacaccacatttcattttgttcagCTTTGAAACAAACAGAGCCAATATCTAGAACATGCAACTTAATCCAATGAGCAGAGTCACCATCAGTTAGATACGGCTCTGCGTGACTTACAGGTTTGCGTATCATTGCAGTATGTTGTATGTGTGATTTAATTGTGTAGTT from the Siniperca chuatsi isolate FFG_IHB_CAS linkage group LG4, ASM2008510v1, whole genome shotgun sequence genome contains:
- the gan gene encoding gigaxonin, whose amino-acid sequence is MLSYSPFPKKKKKTSAFRSHKSSLDMPDSGSSEPGSKVSDPQHSQKLLRVLRIFWQEQSFHDALLVVDGEELPVQKNILAAASPYIRTKLNYNPPKEDGSTYRIELQGVSMPIMKQILDYIFSGEITLSEETIQDMVQASDLLLMTDLKSLCCQFLESCITAENCIGIRLFSLHYCLYHVHYAATEFLQTHFGDVALTEEFSELLPDRLCEVLAMEKLNVGNEKHVLEAVVRWFAHDPEDRRVHMKEVMSAVWLQGLDVSYLREQAMGEPLMREVIREYCQPVLGDGQLQGEALLAAFKPRGYSECIVIVGGEDRKNRKPTAVTRCMCPLYDTNRQAWIELQPMSVARLNHGVVAAEGFLFVMGGTDEHNTVLDSGEKYDPDSNTWSPIPPMLQARQNFGVVELDGLIYVLGGENEETQLITVEVFDPHFSTWRMQTSMTMIRKVGCYASMNKKIYAMGGGSYGKLFDSVECFDPKTQHWTALCPLKERRFGSVACGVGQELYVFGGVRSQEHDNPEQRQMMTCKSEFYHDEMRRWMFLDDQNLCIQTSSSFVYGAVPIGASIYVVGDLDTGTSFDYIREFRRSTGTWHRTKPMLPTDLSKTVCAALRIANCRLFRLQLSQGMFRIRV
- the acd gene encoding adrenocortical dysplasia protein homolog → MPRPAWSRLSPWIESLLLSYDSREGSSSSSSGRLKAHVIGVGQMSQSQAQGSEGPTGLLFLSDGVLQIPAILTASAWEHLQEQEDRECFTSLVNTTVCIQDYQLQFHMALEQTKCRFFLSVGELATTAAGPIKDSTPCCTTLPSVRLKICKTWRALLGQEVQDSQKGQCGFDLSELLGEWQHDCLQAVLEDVRERLMMASSRPVSPQPSTSTCTSSLSHPDTFTATSWDVDRVRYKGVKCFRVPSKCLVIPEEDAQQLQTLPDVGNRTPSGLSAASEDRKRGLPQVCKHSETTQPSVDDADWRIAKPAVVKIDHDASENSPLPVEDSMLHEDLIEGMVDSDIRPLSNPWDIFPPCDTSSSSDASPEATPTHSLHNPTAAESKPDHAVILTGTQLPVHSSKESWQTSEHSEGQHSDLPPYQKLPHSTSLSTSTSSSTSVSPPEPFTAPSNLLPATDEHRADTAQQNLQGLDQESQILEKDMEETVERKYQKRKRSEPTTEGLTTLEEEEDEEAQISGSPPSWLFETQAGSGAEEGSSRKQVQTVSRKTSTVHSDGRLFSYSYQVSGQNLQDFSRFKVAESLLHWAVKYLVAPKQTDNPRNASETSNQTSSDRTEVTSL